The genomic segment GATCGCTCCGGATCCAAGTTCCAGGGCGTGCTCTTGCGAAGCGACGACCGCGCTGCCACCTGGAGCGTGCTGCCCGTGCCCGACACCGGGCTGTTCGCTATTCCCTACCTGTCTGCGATCGCGCCGGCCGACCCGGCCACCGTTTACGTGCGCGTCTACGGTCAAGGGCAGGACCGCTTATTGGTCTCGTCGAACGGCGGGCACGACTGGCAGCGCGTGCTCGAGGGCAGGGCCGTGATGGCCGGCTTTGCGCTGTCGCCCGACGGCACGGAGTTGGCCATCGGTTTTGGCCTGCCTGCTCGTCCCCGCAACATCGACTGCGAGCGGCTGGGCATCTGGAAGGCGCCGACACGCGACCTGGTGTTCCGGAAGGTGTTCGGCGGCGTCGTGCGATGCCTGACCTGGACGGGGCGGGGTCTGTACGCATGCCTGAGCGAGCGAGCGCACGGTTTCGAGCTGGGGCTGTCCGAGGACGGGGGACAGCGTTTCAAGCCCTTGATGAAGCTTCGCAGTGTAAAGGGGCTGGCGTGCCCCTTGCCGAGCCCGCTCGCCACCACCTGCGCCGAGCCCTGGAAGTGGCTGTGTCCAAAGATAGGCACCGCTTGCGTTGGCCCCGACGCCGCCACGCCGGCGACCGTCCCGATCGACGTCCTAGCCGGTTGCGGCAGCGATGCTGCCGTGCCGCAGGCTTCCGCCGATGCTGGGGTCGCCGTGCCTCCCGGCGCTGCGACCCATACAGACGCCGCGCCCGCGGTTGCGTCACCCGACGCAGGCGCCGCCGGAGCTCGCGATGCAGCAGCCCGCGCACCCGATAGCGCGGCCGCTCCCGATAGCGCGGCCGCAGCGCTCCGCCACGCCCCCGGCACGAACGGCTGCGGCTGCAACCTGGCGGCCAGCCGGCCCGCGACATCGTTCGTGTACCTGTGGTTGCCGCTCGCGGCACTGCTCCTTTTTGGCGCACGCGTACGCGGAGCATGGTGCAGCTTGCTCGCGACCGGCCAGGAAGATCCGGACTGCCGACGTGAGGCTCAGCACAACGCTAGCCGCACGAGGTACTGTGGAGGGGGCGGGTGGTGAGCTGGAATGTCGCGGCTCGGCTTCCACAATCGGCACAAGCATGCAGCGCTCTGTGCGGGATGCTGGTAGTGTCTCAGCACAGCCATGGTCCACCGTAGTTCGCCACCACCTGTGCGCCCACGCGACTTTTCCGTGGGCCGCCACGATAGGGTGGCTGTCCTGTATCCTCGCTCACGGGACACACGGTGCCGGCCGCTCTCGTGCTACAAGACTCGCGATGCCAGTCAGTTTCGAGGACGCAGCGACGCGAATGTTCAAGGACGGTGAGACCCTCTTTCAGCGCAACCGCCTGGGAGCTGCGGACCACTTGTTTGGACTTGCCGCCGAGTGCGCACTGAAGGCGATTCTCACGCTCAGCGGTGTGATTACTGGGAGCCCTCCGGCAGCGCGCTACAAGTGCCACGTGAATGCGCTCTGGCACGAGTATCAGACTGCTGTCGGCGGCGTGTCGCGGCTGATTCCTCCCGTGGGCACGAATCCTTTCGCAGACTGGGAAGCTGCGCACCGCTACGAGGAGGACCACATGTTCGATCGTCCCCGAGTGGACGGTCACCGCCGTGGAGCCATGGAAGCCATGAAGGCGCTTGCAGATGCACGCGTGGCTCTGGGGGGAATCCGTTGACCATTCGCTTTCACGACGCGTGGGAGGCGGGCAAACGAATCGTGCTCGGAGCCCGGGAAGGTAGACTTGAAAAAGCGGGCAAGGTGGTTCTAGTCCGTGATGTTACTGGTCGGCTGAACCTCGCGGTGGAGAACAAGATTGAGCCGGAGGCCCGCCGGAGCTTGCTTGCGGACCTCAGCGAGGCGATGGGCCCCTTCCTAGCGGAGGGCGTTCTCGAGGCGCCGGACCTGTTTGCGCGAGACGCCGTGTTCGCTACGTCTGATGCCGTGCCCCTCGGAGCCCGCGATGTTTGGCGCTTGGACCGCGTCGTTACCGGGGCCGAGTGGGTTCGTGCCGCGCTACCCAATGAGCCGCCTCGTCCACCCCGCGCCACCCTCTTCGGGGTGAAGGGTGGTGTGGGACGTTCAACCGCGATCTGCGTATGGTCTTGGCATCTAGCAACGCGCGGCAAGAAGGTCCTCGTAGTCGACCTGGATCTGGAGGCGCCGGGAGTGTCCTCGATGCTGCTCAGCTCTGGGGCGGAGCCGGACTATGGTCTGGTTGATTGGCTCGTCGAGGACGCTGTCGGCAATGCAGACGATGAACTCGGTCGCATGATGATCGCGCAGAGCAGCCTAGCCGATGGAACGCCTGGACAGATTCTCGTGGCGCCATGTGGTGGGACCCAAGGCACGCACGAGTACACTGATAAACTTGCGCGTGCATATGTGGACATACCAACCCGTCACGGCCTACGGACCTTCGCGGGAAGGGTCGCAGCTCTTGTGGACCACTTGGAGCGCATCACAGCGCCAGACGTCGTGCTCATCGATAGCAGATCTGGCATCCACGACCTCGCTGCGATCGCGACGGTGCGTCTTGGAACAGTGTCCTTCCTGTTCGCCGTCGATACACGTCAAACATGGGACGCGTACCGCATCTTACTTTCCAGCTGGAGCCGTCGTCCCCAGGCGGCCCACCGCATACGTGCCCAGCTGCAGATGGTCGCGGCCCAGGTCCCGGAAACCCATCGTGTGGAGTACCTGGCAAGAACTCAGCAGAGATCCTACGATCTGTTCGCGGATACTCTCTACGAGGAAGCGGCGCCAGACGACACAAACGCGTTCAACTTCGACGTTCTAGCAGCGGAAGCGCCGCACTACCCACTGCCGGTGTACTGGAGCCGGGCGATGCAGGCGTGGGAACCCACCGAAGGTGCTGTGAGCTACGCCGAGCTGCAGGGTCTCTACGGTGAGTTCCTGCGGCGTGCGACGGACCTAGTAGTGGGCGATGAGGTCTAAGGATGGTCACAACGGAACGCACACGCGAGCTGCTTCGGGAGGCCATGACTTCGAGCATACCTGAGGTGCCGTCGCAGTTCAGCGACGTCGAGAGACGCTTCGTGTACGTGCCAGGGACACACCGCCGCGCCCTCGAGCCGAACGCCATGCTCGTGGTCGGCGCGCGGGGAGCCGGCAAGAGCTTCTGGTGGCACGCTCTTCAGGTCTCGAGTACTCGCGATGAGGTTCTTGGACAGAAAACCGACGTGTCCGTGGGCTTCGGTGAAGCCCCTAGCCCCGAGTGGCCCAACAAGGATGAGCTAGACCAGCTCCTGAAGGCCGAGCAGAAGCCCAGATTGATTTGGAAGACGGTCGTGTTCTGCAAGCTAGAACCCGAGCGCTCGATCTTGGCGAAAGAGTGGCCCGAACGGGTGTCGTGGGTAACTGAGAACCCATCTGCTGTTGCTAGAGTGCTGCGAGAGTTTGACCAAGACCTCGCTTCCAAGGGACGTTCGCATCTCGTGCTGTTTGACGCTCTGGACCGGACGGCGGATGATCACGAACAAAGGACCGCGCTTCTTCGTGGCCTACTTGAGTTGGTGCTCGAGTTCAGGCCGTACGCGAGCCTTCGCGCGAAGGTTTTTGTGCGCCCTGATATGCTCTCCGACCCGCAGGTTCGCACGTTCACTGATGCGTCCAAGGTCGTCGCCTCCGCCGTACGTTTGGACTGGCGCCCAGTGGACTTGTACGCGCTTCTCTTTCGCTACATGGGCAACGCAGATAAATCGGAGGCCGCACGTGCGTTTCGAGGGCTGACCGGGCACGCGTCAGACATCGCTGGAGAGTGGCATGTGCCCGCCCGTCTTCGCGATGACGAGTTCGAGCAGCAACGTGTCTTCACTAGCTTGGCGGGTCCGTACATGGGTACGAACCGCCGACGAGGGAAGACTTACACATGGGTTCCGAACCACTTGGCGGACGCGCTGCAGAGGGTAAGTCCGAGGAGTTTTTTGGCCGCAATGCGTGCAGCCTCGACACACTCTGCTCCCAGTACGCATCCTCTTCACTGGAAGGGACTGCAAGAGGGGGTTCGTGTTGCGTCGAACTACCGAGTGCAGGAGATCGAGGAAGATCTTCCGTGGGCGCACGCAGCTATGGAAATCCTCTCGGATCTGGTTGTCCCGTGCGCAGTTTCGAAAATCACCTCCGCTTGGCGCCGGGGGCAACTCCTCGAGCAAGGCTTGCGCAGCGCGCCGCAGAGTCTGGAAGAGGTCCTCAGAGAGCTCAAGGAGATGGGGATCTTTGCACGCCTTCCGGACGGGCGAATCAACATTCCGGACGTGTATCGAGTTGGTTTTCGGCTAAGGAGGAAAGGGGGGTTGAAGCCGCAAGCGTAGTCCGGAGCGCCACGACACACTGGTTGCTGGACGTTCCAGGGCCCGCGATGGGACTTTCACAGACCACGGACCAATCGCGATCGTTGGCGTCAGAGGTGATCGCCACCTGTAGCGAGATCGATGTCACGGTGGACCTTAGCCCGCATCCGTCACGAGCCCCCGTCGCTGTGTCGAACCGAACCGCATGGTCGAACCGAAGTCGAACCGAACCGCATGGTCGAACCGAACCGCATGGTCGAACCGAACCGCATGGTCGAACTGAACCGCATGGTCGAACCGAACCGTATGGTCGAACCGAACCGCATGCCCGATCCACCGCGCTAGCCGGGGCGCTTCGCTGCATCGCTGGAGATCACAGAAGCGTAGCGACGAGAACTCCAATAGTGTCAACTATGCTTCCGGTGCCTCAACTGCGTGCCGCGCGCTTCGCTGCATCGCGGGAGATCGGCGGCTATCACAGCCGGCTCGGGCATGCGGTTCTGGATCGGTGGAGCAGCTCGAAGTTGGTGAAACGGTGTCGTGGGCCAGGGCGGGACTGTCGGCCAAGGTGGTGTTGTCGGTCAGGGGGGGTGACCCCGGGGTGACCCCGGGGATCGCTGGTCAGAGCGGTACCGTCGGTCAAGGCGGTGTCGGGGGTCAGGGGGGTGCTGGGCGGTCGTGGCGGTGTCCTGGGGCAGGCCGGTGTCGGTGGTCGGGCCGGTGCCTCTGGCGGATTCGGCATGTGCTCCCAGGGCTTTGAGTGCCGATTCTCCAAGGCAGTACAGAGCCGGCTGCCTTCACCAGCCCGGGCGGGGGTGGGCGGGCCGGTCTGGGCACGCCAGATGCCGCGGTTGCTGGCGAAGGGGGCGGCGTTGACGCGAGTGGCGCCGGGGGAGACGGTGGGGACGCTGGCAGCGCCGGAGAACCGGGCGCAGCCGGGTTGGGTGGCGGAGGCGCAGCTGGGTTGGGTGGCGGAGGCGCAGCCGGGTTGGGTGGCAGCGCCGGAGAACCGGGCGCAGCCGGCACCGGCGGCGGAGGCGTGGCGGGTTCTGGCGGTGCCGGAACGGCCGGGGGCGCTGCTGCGGCCGGGGGCGAGCTCGTGTGGGCAAAACGCGCGGGCGGAAGCGCTG from the Pseudomonadota bacterium genome contains:
- a CDS encoding ParA family protein, whose amino-acid sequence is MENKIEPEARRSLLADLSEAMGPFLAEGVLEAPDLFARDAVFATSDAVPLGARDVWRLDRVVTGAEWVRAALPNEPPRPPRATLFGVKGGVGRSTAICVWSWHLATRGKKVLVVDLDLEAPGVSSMLLSSGAEPDYGLVDWLVEDAVGNADDELGRMMIAQSSLADGTPGQILVAPCGGTQGTHEYTDKLARAYVDIPTRHGLRTFAGRVAALVDHLERITAPDVVLIDSRSGIHDLAAIATVRLGTVSFLFAVDTRQTWDAYRILLSSWSRRPQAAHRIRAQLQMVAAQVPETHRVEYLARTQQRSYDLFADTLYEEAAPDDTNAFNFDVLAAEAPHYPLPVYWSRAMQAWEPTEGAVSYAELQGLYGEFLRRATDLVVGDEV